Part of the Periophthalmus magnuspinnatus isolate fPerMag1 chromosome 18, fPerMag1.2.pri, whole genome shotgun sequence genome is shown below.
TCGGAGGAACACACTGCTATGTTTGGTCCTTCAGTATGATCCAAGTTAAGGAACAGAGTTATAATTAAGGTTAAGAAATGGGTATTGTTAAGGTAAGGGTAAGGAAAATAACTAAGGTTAGAATTAGGAACATGCATTAGTTTATAGTTAACTTGGTAAAAATTATAAATTTGTCATTTACAAGCAAAATGCAAATCTATCTAGCGCTAACCATATAAAAGCAAGTAAAAGTTAATTTAGTGGGACATTTCTGCAAAGCTTGTCGTAAGTGttgtacatttacttttcagataaattaaataatgGCACCTAATCCTGCTTCAGTCAGCAACAAAACAATGGAGTATGTTAGCCAGAAAGGTATTTTTACTAGTCCTTCTTTGGCCGTATTCTCTGGAGTAGATGATGGTTGCATGCATTCTTGGCTTCTATCTTGTAACTCTATGCCAGACATCTATAACAACTAAATCAATATGGCACTGTAATTCAGGCCAGGCAGCTGTCCCTCTGTTTGATGTTTCACTGTCTTTCTAATGGTCTTCTTACCTTCTGGTCTGTCATCAAAGTCTTCGTCCTCTTCCTCGGAGCCCACTGAGTACTCGGACTGATTGTCTGAAATGTCAGCGTGCCACTCTGCAACAGGACAGTAGTAGAGAGCTATTGGGCTACTGCCATTCATTCTAACTgcacattttcttagcaaactGTGGGGGATCATAGACGTCATAAATCCTAATAGAACCAAATGGCTGAAAAGTAAGGTTTGACTTTTAAATCCTTGGCCGCCCTGAAGAATTTTAAACTGTTCTTTTACGACAGACATGATGTTATTACTACACTGTACCGGTAATTCAAATGTTAACTCAAAAGCTTTTTTACTCAAATGACTTTTCAAGATCACTGCATCCAAGCTAAATGGCATCCCTACCTTGATCCTCCTGCGCTGCATCATTGTAGTTGACAGGCTTGCGGTTTCGTTTTCCTTTGCCCAGTTTGCTCGCAAGATCTTCTTGTTGTTGCTCATAGTGATGCCGCAATAGCTTCTCCCAATAATCTGGATCCACATTCTCCTCCTGTTTGATGATCTCCCGTTCGATCTCCTCAATCTACAGAATAAACAGTTTAGTGACTAATTCCTTAAGGCATATAAGAATCTTAAATGTTCCACACATTTATGGATTCAacatatttgattatttaaaacaacaaattccAAGTTTTTTGAATGACCATGGCAATAAAACCTTTTCTGTTGCTTTTAATTGTTTTgccacaaaaactattacaagcattaattacattttatagcATGGTCCCACTAAGTTATAATTTTATCTTCACAATTTTACAGTAACAATAGGAGCTCTACATGTGTATTTAGTTTCATcagataaacatattttatttgttcccATGTTTTTGGCTAGAGAAAGACAAATGATAATTCAGAGTGCTAGCATAGCATGTCCTTACCTTATCCTCCTCTCGGACCATGTACTGGGCCACTTTGAAGGAGCTGAGGTACTCGTTCATGTTCTGAACATCTGTGTCATCTGTGGCATCTTGACTTCGGTCCAGCAGCCTCTCAATGGCAGCACTATCATAGTGAATTACATTGCCTTCATCCTCAGCTTTATCTGCAGAGGGTTTCTTCATACCTGCCACAGTATTTGTCCAAAGAAATATTGCAAAGTAATTTATAATATAGTCACAAGAGTGGAAAATCTAAAGGCCAACATATTTATATACAGTTGAATGATAAAGTAAGTTTATTCACATGGAAGAATACCAGATATTAACTGTAACGTAATGATTTATGGAAATACTGCAGCCTGTGTCACCTTCTCCGTCATCCTTGAAGAGCTCCTCTGTTCCAAATTTGAGGATGTCATCCAGTTCCTGTTTGGACATGGATCCTGCTTTGGACCCCAGCCCTGGCCGCACCACCAGGTGGGTCAGCATCATTTTCCTTTTGGCCACCTGCGTGATGCGCTCCTCCACACTCGCGCGAGTAACAAAGCGGTAGATCATCACTTTGTTGGCCTGTCCAATCCGATGAGCTCGACTGAATGCCTttgggaggaggaagaaaggtaAAAACAAAGGATTAAGTAAAAACAAGTAGATCACCTTATTTCATGACGTCATAGTCTTACCTGTATGTCATTGTGAGGGTTCCAATCAGAGTCAAAGATGACAACAGTGTCGGCAGTGGCCAAGTTGATACCTAATCCTCCAGCTCTTGTTGACAGCAAGAAGCAAAACTGACAAGCACCAGGAGCTGGGGGAAAAAGTGTGAGAAGATAAATAATATCTAACTAAACATGTAAAAGACTCAAATCTGTTGTTCAAGTAGAACACTGTAATACAGTTAAACTCAATGCAGTGGAATTTGCATTGATGGCTGTCAGTATCTCACCATTAAAACGATCAATGGCCTCCTGTCTCAGAGCTCCTGTGATGCCTCCGTCAATCCTCTCATATTTGTAACCTTCATGGTCCAGAAAGTCTTCTAACAAGTCCAGCATCTTTGTCatctataaacaaacaaacacaacagcgtTGATGCTTTTCCTCTACATATGACAACCCACCACAGCTGTACTCCAGTCTGCAGCTGAGCCCCAGGGGTTGTATGGGAATAACAGAACATCTGTGGTGAGAGGTGGCCATCTGGTGAGTGTGTGTAGTACAACCTGTGGCCACAcacatttgtgtttgtggatTGGGCAGTACCTGAGAGAAAACCAGTACTCGGTGGCCCTGCTCTTTTAGTTTCCTCAACATTTTCTGCAACAGCATCAGTTTCCCAGAGGCCTTAACAAGAGCTGACCCCTCGTAAGCACCATTGGGAGTTTTTTGGGCTTCCTATAAAAAACAAGTGAGACAAGAGGATGAAAATTTGAACATTACCAATTTTCACCACAGGGTGTCACTGCTACCAATGTTATTCACCGGAAATATCAGCGTATCAAATGTAGTAGAATGGTAGAGTTGAGCTCACCATGGAAGCACTGGGAAAGAGGTAGGGATGGTTGCAGCACTTCTTTAGGTCCATCATAATGTTGAGCAGGGAGACTTGGTTTCCTCCACCTTTTGAGTTGAGAGCCTCAAAATTCTTGGTCAAAATAAGCTTGTAATATTTCCtaagtaaaaatatgtattttacttttctgtcatATGTATTTATTCTAAATTCTGTTTATATAGCCTTTTTGTTATTGTCAATATTAATAGGTGTCTTACTTCTGCATTGGGCTGAGCTCCACTCTGACGATCAGTTCTGTTTTTGCAGGCATGTTCTTGAAGACGTCAGCCTTGAGCCGCCGCAACATGTGAGGTCCCAGTAGGTCGTGAAGCTTTTTGATCTGGTCCTCTTTGGAAATGTCAGCAAACTCTTCGAGGAAGCCCTCGAGATTACTAGAGAAAGAGAGTCAAATAAATGACTTATTGACAGAAATGGCAAATGTGAAGTAAAATAAGGAGCTGGGACAAACTTGAAGCGGTTGGGAGTGAGGAAGTTAAGCAAGTGAAACAACTCCTCCAGGTTGTTCTGCAGAGGTGTTCCTGTCAACAACAGCTTATGGTCGATTTTATAGTCATTCAAACGCCTGAAAAACTGCAGGACAAAGGCAGATTACAAAACATTCAAACGTTGGTAAACAATTAATTAATCCATTTAACACTACCTTGGACTGGTTATTCTTCAGGCGATGAGCCTCATCCACCACTAGACACGCCCAATCGATTGACTTGAGTGCTGTTTGGTCGATAGTCACTAGTTCATAGGAAGTCAGCAGCACATGGAATTTGATAGGAGCCTCTCTCTGCagcatgtaaaaataaagtttgtatAAAACATATATCAAAAAACTTTAAATAGTTAATTACATCCACACTGCTCTATATATGCTATATGagtataatatatatttcaGTACTCACTCGTACTTTGAATGTCTTTTTTCCTCCTTTGACTGCATTATCGTCAAATGAAAACTCATTTTCCCTGATTATTGCTCGACTGTCCTTATCCCCTGTGTATGTGACCACATAAAAGTCAGGGgcccacatttcaaactctctCTCCCAGTTGATGATGGTGGAAAGTGGGGCGCTTACAAGGAATGGACCCTTTGTATGGCCCTAAAACAGAAAGAATACTTAACAACAAATCTTTTGATGTACTTGTTTCTTAGCTTCCTCAGTTTTAGTACCTCCTTAAAAAGAGAGTAAAGGAAGACAATGGTCTGGATTGTTTTGCCGAGACCCATTTCATCGGCCAGGATGGTGTCTGTGCCCTGAGCCCATGAGAATCGCAGCCAGTTCAGACCCTCCAGCTGGTACAGGTGCAGAGTGCCCCCTGTTGATGTGACAAAGTCTGGCTGTTCCTCATATTTTATTGTTGGCTAAAATTAAATGGGTATTAATTAAGAGGCTGGGTAAATGTCAACAATTAGTTGTAATTGTTGCAAAGCTTTATACACACATCATTGACTGGAGAAGGAATAGAGCTGTCATCCCCATCTTCATTCTGAGTTCGGTTTCTCATTTTCCTGGGCTTGTCTGGGTCATCCTCTTTCATTATGTTATCCCTAAAAGACAAAGCACAAGTGAACAAGCATACACATCAAAACATTGATGACTTTTTATATGACTTATCTGACAGAAGATGAAGTACAGAAAGATCAAATATATACATTCTATATTGTATAGTGAATAACTATATTTATACATATGACACTCATATGCCAGGACATATGCCAGGACTGCATATAAGACACTGCAAAATGCTAATTGTGTGGAAATATAGtgtaatcatcatcatcattgcaAATGAGAAAGTGTTCTTAATTGAACTTGGTAAAATATTGAAATCACATCAGGACTTGTGGTGTAAAACAAAAGCAGGTTACCAACAGATGTACTACTAATGCtacaaggaaaaacaaactgggactaaactttaTGTAACCAAAAAGCACTTAATACACACTGTAGAGCTGGTAAAGTCATGTGAAAAAGATGCACTTTTTTGTGTAGTAAAATCTACCTATGTCTCCAGTAGGCAGCTTTGTAAATTTCAAAGTCAGGGATATCCATGTCATCTCTCTCCCAGGTGCATTGGTCATACGTCAGGTCTCTCCATTTCACCAGGTAGTGGTACATGCCCTTCTTATCCACACTGGAAGATACATAAAACAAGTTCAAATGAAGGAAAGCACACAAAGGCTCAGTGGGTTGATTGGGTTTTCTTTGTGGCCAGTCCCAGATTCTGGAACAAACTGCTCCCTGGTATATGCACTATCACAGACTTCAGCATTtttaaatccaagctcaaaaCCTATTTATTCAGCCTTTTAACACTCAGCAATGCAGTGACACTTAgcacagtttgttttgttaattaactgtttaaaGCTTAGCATGTTTTGACACTGTGTTGATTTATTGGAAAGCCTTTTGGCCACCTTGAATGTTGTAAagggctctataaataaagagtGATTGATAAACATGTAAAGTAACAAAAGTGTATTACCTGTGGTTTATGATGCGATGTATGATCATCCATTCTGGCTTGATGCCATATTTGTAGTATTTATCTTCCAACATAGCATACTGAGGATCTTTGGCCCTTCTTTTCTCACTCTTAACTACACCATTCTCATCCTCATTCCCTGACCCATAATCCAGACTGGGTGGCTCGTCCATGTCTGTCTTCCTCTGGTAATTTCGGTACATCACTGAGTGGAAAATCTCCAGCTGGAGAAATATATCAAATAGAAGTTAGGCAAATAAAGTCAAAAGCATACAGgtagcttcagaaagttacaACTAAATTCACTGTGACAAACATGgagtattttgattgattttaatTGAAAGATGGATAGATCACAATCTAAACTTTGGTCAATCTCGATGATTTGGGAAGCACATTTTAATCAACAGGTCTAATAGCCAAACCTGTGGCAGTAAGAACACATACTACTGAAGAGTTACCGCTCACTTGTTTAGGTGAAAGCTCTGAGTCAGGGCCACAGCACGTCTCTTTATGTCTCCTCATGTGTCACGTGTTTTGACTTAAATCTGACACCCTGTTCTTTATACCTAAAGTCCACATGTCTATGGTTTCAATAAGATGgaagaaaatgtaattgaaaaacAAGACTGATCAATATGGGGAAAAGATTGGggtttttttgccaatcttatTCAGCCCTATGTGGGAGAATGGGTGACGtagtaaggagggttcaaatagggtctGTGAGAGATCTCTAAATGactgaaacatgcatagatgGCATCTAAAATATcatgcatatttttgatgagggaacaacgttataacatccTAAAAATAAAcgatcaattttgcataataacccCTCTATATAGCGCATtgataatgtagtaataatcaaTTTGTTTGACAGCCCCTGAGCATTGTGCAGGCTTGCCGTACAGCTGGACATTCTCACCTGCAGTTCTGTGATCCATGTGCAGTGCCAGTAGGACTGACCAGCCAACTTCACAAAGAACTCCCTCTCAGCTCTGCCTTTCATGGGGGGCGGAAGGGGGGCATCTGGGGGGGCATCAGGAGCAGGAGGCACTGGGATGGACGGAGGCGGTTCACCCCACCGCCAATGGAGAATTTTCTGAACACGACCTTTGATAGGTGGACACTAAgaagacaataataatagtggaataaatattttcttgtggaacatttcatcataGAACTGCATAAAGTATATttctttaaacataaaaaaaacaaaacatttttgagTAGAGAATTTAgttttagcaaataaaaataggaaCTGCATAAAATATGCATATGTcttataaaataaaaccaaagcaGAGTGAAATACTATAAAAGTCAAACTAAGATTAAGACAGCTTAGTCATATAGAAGTCCATTTTTATTGCATATATGAAGGATTCTTGTTCTTAAACCCCAGCCTGAAAACAGACAACCAAATGATATCTGTTTCCATCATAAATCCATTAGAAGACCATAAATTCTACATTTGGAAGCTCTAAGTATCACTAAATAAGCCCCAGTGAAGCAGTAGAACAATTAAACTAGGGGAGAAAGTACAGTGAGTCCTGAATAAGACATAAACAGTAATGAAATTAAAGGAAGAGGAGCAGCTTACAGTGCATCTGGGACATAGCCACTCCCCGTTGGGGATCTCTGGCAGCGGTGGGTTGAGGCAGTGAATGTGGTAAGAGGAGGTGCAAGTGTCACAGCATAACAGTTCGCCGCCGTCTTTACAAACTCGGCAGAACTCCATGTGgtcgtcctcctcttcctcgttgCCGGTCACCATGCCAACGCTCACCTCCGAAATCACTCGGTCCTCGCTGTCCTCCTCAAAATCCTCAAAGTCATCATCTTTAGCCTCCCATTGGATTCCCTCTTTTTCCTGGCAAAGGGAAACATATATGTTAGGATAAGCATAGTAGGTAGGCCTGAGGGAGAAAAGACAACAATGAGAGCCAATTaaagattttgttttatattaaaagGAGGTGTTGTTTTTCTGTAGGGTAGTCAGATGGTTTGGATAACATGTAAAAAGACAGGAGAGTTAATAAATAGGTAGAAGCATGCTGAAGTTAAAAAGCTTCTGGGCAGGATGCCTAGAAGAATATCAAAGATTAGGAAGTCATAAACTTGGTGGATGTGAGAGGATGAAGATCACAAGCATAGATTGAGACAGATTATTCACTGTGCTGCAAAGAAAATAGttaattataaatgtatttattttttcattagtttacaAACTTATTTAAACAGTCCAGATTGTAGCTAAACATTGGCAGCTCTGAAGGGACACACTGCTGTCTGTACACAATGATGAAAATAGGTCAGAGAATGAGATCATCTTACAATAACaaggttattttatttataactacAATTCATAGACAACTTTTATggaattgtaaaaataataaaaaataaaatatggaaTTAGTTCATTCAAGCAagatatatattataattgaagaacaacattacacacaatagtgtaaaaaaatataaacaaagtaTCTACATTAATGtaatttattcagttcagttctgTCCAGTAGCTTGATATTCAACAAGTAAAAGAAATCTACCAAAATGAATCACACATGTACCACTATATGGTATCTATAGAAAGAATAATTGTCATCTACTGTCACACGACAAAGAGTTAAATCAATGAAATGCAAAAACCtctatattttttcatatatttgcaCATGATATAGAAGGTATCatggtattgatactttgcagctgatgtcatcactaTTCCCTGGGGGgttgatgctaactgtaggcactgctctgtctcaagatctgttactcaagttagactttaatttaaaatttcttttaacacaattaaaaccatttaaaacaattttctatttttttcagaGTTTTAGACTATTTAAAAACCTGTCTGACTGTTTTctctaatgtgtgcattgtgtcaatATGGTAACTGCTGAGCTTTCAGCCACAGACATACAtgaagaacacccccagtgtgatgccATTGCAAATTATCAATAGGTGTTTCTGATTTTACTTACACAGTGTGGACAGCTCCATTTGCCCTCAGGGGCCTTGTCAAGCTCGGGCTCCAAGCAGACAAGATGATAGGCCCTGGGACAAGTGTCACAAAGGATGATCTCTCCACCTTGCTGACACACCTCGCAGTAGTCCTGGTGGTCCGTCTCATAGCCATCTGCCTCCTCATCACCGAGAACAGGAAGCAGGTCTGTGTGTAGATAGCTTGTATTAATAGATCATTTTACTTTGTCGTAGCTGATAATATACAATTGTGCATATGCATAAATGACCTGTGGATTTATGCTTActagtcttcttcttcttctttgcaGGCCGTCCACGCTTGTTCTTTTTGATTCGTCCAGAGCTGTCAGATCGAACGGAGGAGCTGTGAACACTGGAGTCCTCCTGCTCAGACTCATCCTCCTCCATATCATCACTCTGAAGGGAACACATTGAAGAGTTTAAAGCTgagctattatgcaaaatcaactttttaacaCTGTCTTCTTCAGCcttttgaagttgtatttagagtgatccatgcatgtttgagtaatcttcatACTCCTGTAttaaagatgccattttgccaatcaactcccattttcaccaccaccggtatacattgctctgtacttacttcgttctccaattttattttcttaatcagtgatacacataggatttagACAgtgtaatcattttggtacataTGAAAACAAATCTGTGACTCGCTAGCATGgtctgcagctatccatgggAGGTGCCCACAACTGtgtgactctttgttgtgatgaggtttATGGTAATGgtggctcccattgggcaccacagctTTATAACGCAAAGGTCAGTGAGTTTGTTTCACTTATTAAGTTCTTTTagatcaaaattgcaatttaaaatgtccaaattataacaaaattatCCTTGTGTGTCatacattataactatatagcagacaaaagcacaatatatcttctttaagAGACATGATTTCAACAAACCTGTTCAATTATGTGTTTGTGCTACTCACAGAGCAACTCCTTTTCGTCTTGGCTCCTATAGGTGATAGCTTGATACGAATCGGTGCCATCTTTTTAGCCTTAGCGAGAGCTTTTTTCTTATCTGGGACACGTGGACTTTTGCTGCGCTTCTTATAGCCTGGCCCTGGAGAATATAACATAAGGGAACACATGGAATAAATGAGATATGTTTTGTATACTGCTAGAAATAAggttagatgaatattgtgtaaAATGATCTACATCTTTAATctatctttaaataaatactttgtctacaaatgctgttttctgtataaataattgtttttaaacATGTAGTCTATTAAGTGCAGTTTAAGTTTAAGATACTTAAcaatacataatagttttgagagcttttgccatgccccctttttagtcgactatcTGATTCACAGGACATGCATTTAGTGGACAGTGAATTAGCCATATACCTTTGCCATCTTTGGTCTTGGCTTTGCGGATGGGCGGAGGCTGTGGAGGGGGTTCTGGAGAAGCAGTGGCTGCAGAGACCTGCTCAGCAACAGCAATGGCGGCAGCGGCTGCAGCGGctgcaacagcagcagcattcCCTTTGAATGGATTGTTTGAGCTAAACTCCCTCCATTTGGCCCCCAGGATGGTCATCATCTTTGACATGGGGATCTTCGGATTCTTCTTTGCAATCATTGGCctaaacatcacaaaaacatatattaaaagGAGATGCAGATGGACTGACTGATTTAATATTAGGGCTGCAAAATAAGTTGCAAAAATATCGATTTTGGAATATTGGCTGACATAATAATTGATATTGCaagaaaataacaacaacaaaccccATTTTACAGAAATGAACTGTTTTTTGAAAGTCTTTTGAAAGATTTTTGTAAAAAGATTTCAATCATGAACTTCCTTCCTTGGGCTGGTCTTGGAAGTTTTTAGTTTGAAACAGTTTGACTAGTAAATGAAGGCATGCaggcttgttttaatttgattgaaTTTATTGTATCAAAAAGTAGGGTACATTAAAATATTgccattatattattattgcaatatgaaatgtattattttattataatgatCAAATATTGCATCTTTTTCTCATAATGTACAGCCCTACTTTATGTGGctgattaaaattcaaaataggTAGAAATAAGTTAAGATGCTCTGTTAGATATTCAACTTGTGCAAAAGAGCATAGCACAAAAGCAGAATGTATGTACAAGCCTCAAGCTGTTTTACCACAAATGTAATATTATATGGAAGGATCATGGTACATAAGAACCTCTTTGTATCACAGTAAGAAGAGAGAATGTATACTGTGCAAAATACAGGTCAATGGAAGTGAGCAAAAGTTATTAATAATCTGTGTTTTACAAACATGTAACATTCACTGAAAAAGTAGATATTAGTTCACACTTTCAATCTGTCTGAGACTTGGTCAAATACAATATTTTCAATTGTAATAAAAGAATTTCAATAGAAATTAGAATGGTGAAAATTATGAAACTGCTAATAAAGTTGTATGACGCAATTGCTATATATGacagaaaaatcacatataCGTGTTTACTTTTAAATTGATGAGCCCTACTTTCAAACAATATGACAGAATTACCGCATGAACTGGCTGAAGGCTTTGTAATTGGTGAGTTCTCTGTAGTCCTCCTCTGTGAAGGTATGGTCAAcatcctccagaccccactctTTTGCCAGTTGGGCTGAGGTTTTCTGCTCAATGGGTTGCTTaaggacaaacaaaacatgaaacatgaataataatataataacagtCAACGGTCCTGCCACTTTGAAGTCCACTTTCATTCCAAAAGTCAAATTTCCATCAGTTTTTGCCATAgacttgaaaaatattcaaatattagCTGGTGGTAACTAGTATTcataacacatttgttttaagtccaaaaaaacatatttaaaaatcaagattctgcaaaatgttttaataactttgcagtttattaagtttcagaaacagactttaaataaaattataggacTTGTGGTTGTTACTTAGCACAGAGCTGATTAGCTCTGAGAAAGCTTTCAAACTATACATACTAATAGCAAAACATATACCTTTGTAGTCTCCTCTTGACTACTGTCCCGGTCTCCAtcatcttttttcttcttttttgttttcttttctttacgtTCTTTATgtttcttccttttctttttctccccGGATCCATAGTCACTGGCTATACTGTCCGAATTGTTCCCAAagtccctgtctctttctctgtctgagTCTCGTTCTATATCACTGTCCtagaaaaacacaataaaggCTCAATTCTTAATATAGTTCAATCTAAAATTAcacataaaatatccaaataaggAACACAAACAAACGTACAATCTTTTTTtcgcttttttgtttttactggtttgccatctttttctttcttcttgatgtctttctttttttttgggcGGCCTTTTTTCTTTGTGGGAATCTCTCTGTCTGATAAGTCACACTCATCACCTGAAAGGAAGAGGGCAGAGAGTTAAGGAAACAGCACTCTGCACTCTCAATAaaactctgacctttgaccttatcTTGTTGCAATGACACTTGTTAAATTAGATACAGTTTGTCGGATAAGTGCATCCAACAGTGCATGACATTTCAATAGACTTATGAggaaaatgttcaatgtttagaTCAAAAATATATACTCCTTTTTATAAGTAGCCTacacaaattattcaaattgttTTAAGAATATGACAAAGGTATCACTACCAGCATAGCCTACAGCTTAACTTTTTGCAGAATGTCTTTAAATTTATATATCTTCATGAAGATATGTCGAtgacactaccaggccaagttacaggtcagtgcTGTGGATAGATAATGTTCAGTGCTCAGTCACAGTGAGTAGTctatatgtatgtttttcagggtatttttgagcaataacaagCATgcaagatgtttaatgccatactgtggaacattccagggaaagttctccaccaaaaaagttacacctttaaagacatttaaataCCAGACTCCTCGATTTATCACTGCATTTCTAACACCAAATATTGAAAATAGTGAATGTCTGAATGAGCAAAGGAGCAGCTAACCACATTCCGTTGGTGCAATATCATAACCGCAGGGAAGGCAATTAAACTTGCAACCTGACCTGAGTAAAAAGGCTACATACACATGAGGTACGAAAGATACTAGTGCCGTCTCAGCTTCAGAGAAATGCAGCAAAGCAAAAAGCAGAACCCAAATACGGGCAGAAGCCCGCTGTTCGCTCAGCCGGTTCGTTACAAGCTGCATTTTGT
Proteins encoded:
- the chd3 gene encoding chromodomain-helicase-DNA-binding protein 3 isoform X6; protein product: MRPMIAKKNPKIPMSKMMTILGAKWREFSSNNPFKGNAAAVAAAAAAAAIAVAEQVSAATASPEPPPQPPPIRKAKTKDGKGPGYKKRSKSPRVPDKKKALAKAKKMAPIRIKLSPIGAKTKRSCSSDDMEEDESEQEDSSVHSSSVRSDSSGRIKKNKRGRPAKKKKKTNLLPVLGDEEADGYETDHQDYCEVCQQGGEIILCDTCPRAYHLVCLEPELDKAPEGKWSCPHCEKEGIQWEAKDDDFEDFEEDSEDRVISEVSVGMVTGNEEEEDDHMEFCRVCKDGGELLCCDTCTSSYHIHCLNPPLPEIPNGEWLCPRCTCPPIKGRVQKILHWRWGEPPPSIPVPPAPDAPPDAPLPPPMKGRAEREFFVKLAGQSYWHCTWITELQLEIFHSVMYRNYQRKTDMDEPPSLDYGSGNEDENGVVKSEKRRAKDPQYAMLEDKYYKYGIKPEWMIIHRIINHSVDKKGMYHYLVKWRDLTYDQCTWERDDMDIPDFEIYKAAYWRHRDNIMKEDDPDKPRKMRNRTQNEDGDDSSIPSPVNDPTIKYEEQPDFVTSTGGTLHLYQLEGLNWLRFSWAQGTDTILADEMGLGKTIQTIVFLYSLFKEGHTKGPFLVSAPLSTIINWEREFEMWAPDFYVVTYTGDKDSRAIIRENEFSFDDNAVKGGKKTFKVRREAPIKFHVLLTSYELVTIDQTALKSIDWACLVVDEAHRLKNNQSKFFRRLNDYKIDHKLLLTGTPLQNNLEELFHLLNFLTPNRFNNLEGFLEEFADISKEDQIKKLHDLLGPHMLRRLKADVFKNMPAKTELIVRVELSPMQKKYYKLILTKNFEALNSKGGGNQVSLLNIMMDLKKCCNHPYLFPSASMEAQKTPNGAYEGSALVKASGKLMLLQKMLRKLKEQGHRVLVFSQMTKMLDLLEDFLDHEGYKYERIDGGITGALRQEAIDRFNAPGACQFCFLLSTRAGGLGINLATADTVVIFDSDWNPHNDIQAFSRAHRIGQANKVMIYRFVTRASVEERITQVAKRKMMLTHLVVRPGLGSKAGSMSKQELDDILKFGTEELFKDDGEGMKKPSADKAEDEGNVIHYDSAAIERLLDRSQDATDDTDVQNMNEYLSSFKVAQYMVREEDKIEEIEREIIKQEENVDPDYWEKLLRHHYEQQQEDLASKLGKGKRNRKPVNYNDAAQEDQEWHADISDNQSEYSVGSEEEDEDFDDRPEGRRQSRRQLRNDKDKPLPPLLARVGGNLEVLGFNTRQRKAFLNAVMRWGMPSQDAFSSQWLVRDLKGKTEKEFKAYVSLFMRHLCEPVADGAETFADGVPREGLCRQPVLTRIGVMSLVKKKIQEFEHINGRWSIPELKPEVTLDKSSSRASSPAMKTATPTPDASYNNTPCTSKPATPAPLDKSEKNGKDAEKEEEEKEDEAPDKQKEKDDGKEESNKSVEAEEPSPKDTPHTGSPSQKLEGKEEVGVKEFEKKDDTKAASNEEKNLQEESKDDTNSTAKQDVKDEKTDEENKRKEAKEEKEKEKPQETPLTEAADTKAKTEASDTKKEEVKSEKDAVKEVKASKDDVPKGNGKPPTERPRFMFNIADGGFTELHTLWQNEERAAISSGKMNEIWHRRHDFWLLAGIVVHGYARWQDIQNDPQFAIVNEPFKSQANKGNFLEMKNKFLARRFKLLEQALVIEEQLRRAAYLNMTQDPSHPAMALNARFAEVECLAESHQHLSKESLSGNKPANAVLHKVLNQLEELLSDMKADVTRLPATLSRVPPIAARLQMSERSILSRLASKGTETHAAPPIPPGPYATPQNYGAPFTPAPPSALHLGGANYSQMPPGSFISEAGGGSSGGVCPKTKEHGVGQRQRVVDLWKDGKSEGAIGLELRMPKSTVHSIIVKYRLSNTVENLPRNGRPKRP